A window from Corynebacterium singulare encodes these proteins:
- a CDS encoding DUF3068 domain-containing protein — protein sequence MLPKSRIFSVLLLGLGVALIAAGLAASSFLSFSPRLPLDIEDTTWTMHDENAAAQALSAEGVSQYEGPMTYQLNMDIQEPADKDTATLRVGESAIRGGTGNVEDLSFARVWAYPVDRLSGEATGSAALSHTMGSPTAEVPVEGYWLKLPADAEQTTYPVFDPVLRTAADAVFEESLDIDGRTVYRYRQEIEPTNVATLYAGNTTTTLSNEDGSTEQGYLFHAATRDLFVDQATGLVVGMDVDVRDYWADREGNEREMQFAFTGATDEQSRAELLQQAERFPRSAVGQWVRWGGVGSGALLVLFGALGAFRRPAQRHSR from the coding sequence ATGCTGCCCAAGTCCCGCATCTTCTCCGTCCTCCTGCTCGGCCTCGGCGTTGCGCTGATTGCTGCTGGCCTGGCGGCGTCGAGCTTCTTGAGCTTTAGTCCACGGCTGCCGCTGGATATTGAGGACACCACGTGGACGATGCACGATGAGAACGCCGCTGCGCAGGCGCTGTCCGCGGAGGGCGTTTCGCAGTATGAGGGGCCGATGACCTATCAGCTCAACATGGACATTCAGGAGCCGGCGGACAAGGACACCGCAACACTTCGGGTGGGGGAGTCTGCCATCCGCGGGGGCACGGGCAACGTGGAGGATTTGAGCTTTGCCCGCGTGTGGGCCTATCCCGTCGATCGCCTTAGTGGTGAGGCCACGGGCTCGGCAGCACTTTCCCACACCATGGGCTCGCCCACGGCGGAGGTCCCAGTCGAAGGCTATTGGCTCAAGCTGCCAGCCGATGCCGAGCAGACCACCTATCCAGTGTTTGACCCGGTACTGCGCACAGCAGCGGACGCAGTGTTTGAGGAGTCCCTCGACATCGACGGCCGCACTGTCTACCGCTATCGCCAAGAGATCGAGCCCACCAACGTGGCTACTCTTTATGCAGGCAACACGACCACTACTTTGAGCAACGAGGATGGCTCCACCGAGCAGGGTTACCTCTTCCACGCCGCAACACGGGACCTCTTCGTGGACCAGGCCACTGGACTCGTCGTGGGCATGGACGTCGACGTGCGTGACTACTGGGCCGACCGCGAAGGTAACGAGCGCGAGATGCAGTTCGCCTTTACCGGCGCCACCGACGAGCAATCCCGAGCTGAGCTCCTCCAGCAGGCAGAGCGCTTCCCGCGCAGTGCGGTGGGGCAGTGGGTGCGCTGGGGCGGCGTCGGCAGTGGCGCGCTTCTGGTGTTGTTCGGGGCGCTGGGCGCTTTCCGACGTCCCGCACAGCGCCACTCCCGCTAA